A genomic stretch from Edaphobacter aggregans includes:
- a CDS encoding TolC family protein codes for MALIAGSAATGLGQCAGVASTPGSAADCVAHATPQEKTVTLDATHSYSLAELIDIAEHNNPHTRIVWERAKQKADELGIARSAYFPVLAAAAAFGDQRIINPFPKPLAPRGYVMVEIPAVVPEVTLEYLIFDFGKREAKVDAATAEKLAASANFIQANQEVAFRVASSYYKLLTAQERLQAAQETLKTAQTTQDAAETQLKNGRSTLPDVLNARAETSQAVFDMESADGDEKIARVALTEVIGVEPSPNITIDAQKSAPLPESLTMSIDALIDRAIADRPDLMAQAAEIRAADDAIRAAKAEYKPKIVLSGSAAQTSIWPTADYGQLGNASQPTWAATLGVEWRIFDGGARKGEVAIAESRRREAQDEMTEKRDQATREVWTAYIAFRTALRKQQAAVALLDSASASYSSSLDAYNYGVKNLIDVVTAARQLAQARLSSVSARSQLFLEAVDLEFVTGNLLRTQPPATKTSTQDGPQR; via the coding sequence TTGGCCCTGATCGCAGGGTCGGCAGCAACAGGACTGGGACAATGCGCTGGAGTCGCCTCCACTCCTGGTTCGGCAGCCGATTGCGTTGCCCATGCCACTCCACAAGAAAAGACCGTAACCCTCGACGCCACACACTCTTACTCGCTGGCCGAGCTCATCGACATCGCCGAACACAACAATCCGCACACTCGCATTGTGTGGGAACGCGCCAAACAGAAGGCCGATGAACTCGGAATCGCAAGGAGCGCCTACTTTCCAGTTTTGGCCGCCGCGGCTGCCTTTGGAGATCAACGGATCATCAATCCCTTTCCGAAGCCGCTGGCTCCACGCGGTTATGTCATGGTTGAGATACCGGCGGTAGTCCCTGAGGTTACGCTCGAGTATCTGATCTTCGACTTCGGCAAGCGCGAAGCAAAGGTGGATGCAGCGACCGCCGAAAAGCTGGCAGCCAGTGCGAACTTCATCCAGGCGAACCAGGAGGTGGCCTTCCGTGTGGCCAGCTCTTACTACAAGCTTCTGACCGCACAGGAGCGTCTGCAAGCCGCACAGGAGACGCTCAAGACCGCGCAAACGACACAGGACGCCGCCGAAACGCAACTGAAGAACGGACGCTCGACGCTACCCGATGTGTTGAATGCCCGGGCCGAAACGTCGCAAGCCGTCTTCGATATGGAATCAGCCGACGGCGACGAGAAAATTGCGCGTGTTGCGTTGACGGAGGTGATCGGCGTCGAACCATCACCGAACATCACAATCGACGCGCAGAAGAGCGCTCCGCTGCCTGAGTCCTTGACCATGTCCATCGATGCGCTGATCGATCGCGCGATTGCAGACCGCCCCGATCTCATGGCGCAGGCTGCCGAGATTCGCGCGGCCGACGATGCCATCCGCGCAGCCAAAGCCGAGTACAAACCCAAGATCGTTCTGTCCGGATCTGCTGCACAGACATCGATATGGCCTACCGCCGACTACGGTCAGCTTGGAAATGCGAGTCAACCAACATGGGCAGCCACTCTGGGCGTGGAGTGGCGCATCTTTGACGGGGGGGCGCGTAAAGGCGAGGTAGCCATTGCCGAATCCAGGCGCCGCGAAGCTCAGGACGAGATGACCGAAAAGCGCGACCAGGCCACACGCGAGGTGTGGACCGCCTACATCGCCTTCCGCACCGCACTGCGAAAGCAACAGGCTGCGGTGGCGTTGCTCGATTCGGCCAGCGCATCCTACTCCTCCTCACTCGACGCTTATAACTATGGAGTAAAGAATCTGATCGACGTTGTTACGGCTGCAAGACAGCTAGCGCAGGCGCGACTCTCAAGCGTTTCGGCCCGATCGCAGCTTTTTCTTGAGGCAGTTGATCTGGAGTTTGTTACAGGCAACCTGTTACGCACTCAGCCACCCGCGACAAAAACATCGACACAGGACGGTCCACAACGATGA
- a CDS encoding YtcA family lipoprotein, translating into MVCLTIAIILACGLRLVLLRYRLESEIGPVALFYPSVVILLTSLLWLIFFR; encoded by the coding sequence ATGGTATGTCTGACGATTGCCATAATTCTTGCATGTGGATTACGCCTTGTACTGTTACGTTATCGGCTTGAGTCGGAGATCGGCCCGGTAGCGCTCTTTTACCCAAGCGTCGTCATTCTTCTCACGAGCTTGTTGTGGCTGATCTTCTTCCGATAA
- a CDS encoding biotin/lipoyl-binding protein — MADLLPIKDKHMDQATETLKRKQLGRWIGIGVSVAAALALLVVIFQTNRNPRTDDASVVANYIEIAPEVSGRLIQLAVKDNAFVKKGDLLFIIDPRPYEYALQQALSDQEALEQQIIDAKRRIAAQQSAVQAATAAVSQSKTGIQTAGSSVDVAKAAVTRAQAAVQAAEAQLKLATNNLHRIEPLLQKQYVTVEQVDQANTAVQVAQGNYNEAQASLAQAQAQQTQTVLRQQEADTMAAEAQAKLGQAIHTVDTVDTLMSQRPAKASKVEAARLDLERTRVLSPFDAYVTNMNISEGAYARPGAPIFTLIDTRTWYVIANYRESKLKNVRVGTPVDVFLMGHPDRRFSGVVESIGYGVFPEEGRVTGGLPQIGRTLNWVHLSTRFPVRIRVEDPDPALFRIGATAVTVVR; from the coding sequence GTGGCTGATCTTCTTCCGATAAAGGACAAGCATATGGATCAGGCGACTGAAACCCTCAAACGCAAGCAGCTCGGCAGATGGATCGGCATCGGCGTCTCGGTGGCTGCAGCGCTGGCATTGCTGGTCGTCATCTTTCAGACCAATCGAAACCCACGCACGGATGACGCCAGCGTCGTGGCCAACTATATCGAGATCGCCCCGGAGGTCAGTGGGCGCCTGATTCAACTCGCTGTTAAAGACAACGCCTTCGTGAAGAAGGGTGACCTCTTATTTATTATCGATCCCCGGCCGTATGAGTACGCGCTACAGCAGGCGCTTTCAGATCAGGAAGCGCTGGAGCAGCAGATCATCGACGCCAAGCGCAGGATCGCGGCACAACAAAGCGCCGTACAGGCAGCAACCGCAGCAGTCAGTCAATCGAAGACCGGAATCCAGACCGCCGGCAGCAGCGTGGATGTCGCAAAGGCTGCAGTTACCCGCGCACAGGCAGCCGTTCAAGCTGCCGAAGCGCAACTCAAACTCGCAACGAACAATCTGCATCGCATTGAACCCCTATTGCAGAAACAATATGTAACGGTGGAACAAGTCGACCAGGCCAACACCGCCGTGCAGGTTGCGCAAGGCAACTACAACGAAGCTCAGGCTTCACTGGCTCAAGCACAGGCTCAACAGACCCAGACCGTTCTACGCCAGCAAGAGGCTGATACTATGGCCGCCGAAGCACAGGCAAAGCTGGGTCAGGCAATTCACACCGTTGACACGGTCGATACATTGATGTCGCAGCGCCCGGCAAAGGCTTCAAAGGTCGAAGCCGCCAGGCTCGATCTGGAACGCACGCGAGTCCTCTCTCCATTCGATGCTTATGTAACGAACATGAACATCTCTGAGGGTGCCTACGCTCGTCCCGGCGCTCCTATATTCACGCTGATCGATACACGAACCTGGTATGTGATCGCAAACTATCGCGAGTCCAAGCTGAAGAACGTTCGCGTGGGTACGCCGGTGGATGTTTTTCTCATGGGGCATCCAGACAGGCGATTCAGCGGCGTGGTCGAGAGCATCGGATACGGCGTATTTCCAGAAGAGGGCAGAGTAACAGGAGGTTTGCCGCAGATCGGGCGAACCCTCAACTGGGTGCATTTATCCACACGATTCCCAGTTCGCATACGCGTCGAAGATCCGGACCCCGCGCTATTCCGGATTGGAGCGACCGCCGTAACGGTGGTGAGATAG
- a CDS encoding FUSC family protein → METTVTSWARRIWQDLQPTPGRLSGTLRIVLASVLTLLFLMALRMPFASIGLYFIFLIGRDSPSVSLRSAIYSLIALAVSIGTSFAVVILTDNDPMARVLSVAIVTFIAGVFILASTVSVLASTWGFIFCTLIALWETQTPADTIVKTSLYLLGTIGLAVGCSVAVEYIFGTRHPAEELQEQRRIRYEALETMFSLYARGATAEEISPAAIRVARLAAAGQTKMQDLYNTIVDRNLDTGNLPIGTRVRLTMLAQLMDVAAAFGSQTPTTTDPEIQRRSAHIAELCRDLNPNIIPPIERESELTMKENPTLLDRVDSALHAIVSMPVDTATHREIKDKELVALPSKKVPLLIPGAIKSPDTIVFALKLSLCATICYIIYNAVDWPGISTSVTTVLITGLSSSGAIKQKLIFRLLGSAIGGLIFGLGATVFLFPYMDSITSLVVLIGAVAFIAAWWAAGRQFNYVGLQIAFAFYIVAFEGFSAPTELAPARDRLIGILLALVVMAFVFDLLWPVRTVTAMRKALASMLRRESSFLRLFETETEHSEFVFQADILRDQIGKSVAGIRSMGEVVEYEFGVDRKEHERTSHMIIGTALTSTALFWNQFAFLYGEQDIDFLTQPALAEMRRKLADRIDAMAASVVEKTPLPATSTPIVDDSLLNDSRYGEYVRNSVARYEELQVAVSNLSLQV, encoded by the coding sequence ATGGAAACAACCGTCACCTCGTGGGCGCGGCGAATATGGCAGGATCTGCAGCCAACGCCGGGACGGCTCAGCGGCACCTTAAGGATCGTTCTGGCATCAGTCCTTACCTTGCTCTTCCTGATGGCCTTACGCATGCCGTTTGCTTCCATCGGTCTTTACTTCATCTTTCTGATCGGGCGAGACTCGCCTTCAGTGTCTCTTCGATCAGCTATCTACTCTCTTATCGCTCTGGCTGTATCGATTGGTACCTCGTTCGCAGTGGTCATCCTGACTGACAACGACCCCATGGCGCGCGTTCTCAGCGTGGCAATCGTCACATTCATCGCAGGCGTGTTTATATTAGCGAGCACAGTCTCGGTGCTCGCATCCACATGGGGCTTCATCTTCTGCACTTTGATTGCACTATGGGAGACGCAAACTCCAGCTGACACCATCGTCAAAACCTCTCTCTATCTTCTTGGAACCATTGGATTAGCCGTCGGCTGCTCCGTGGCCGTGGAGTATATCTTCGGCACGCGGCATCCCGCCGAAGAGCTCCAGGAGCAGCGCCGCATCCGCTATGAAGCACTCGAAACGATGTTTTCGCTTTATGCGCGGGGTGCGACAGCGGAAGAGATATCGCCCGCTGCGATTCGCGTCGCGCGGCTTGCGGCGGCCGGGCAGACGAAGATGCAGGACCTGTACAACACCATCGTCGATCGAAATCTCGACACCGGCAATCTTCCCATTGGAACGCGTGTGCGGCTGACAATGCTTGCCCAATTGATGGACGTTGCTGCCGCGTTCGGCTCACAGACTCCAACGACAACCGACCCCGAAATTCAACGACGTTCTGCTCATATCGCCGAACTATGCAGGGATCTCAATCCGAACATCATTCCCCCCATCGAGCGAGAGTCAGAACTCACGATGAAGGAAAACCCAACCCTGCTCGATCGAGTAGATTCGGCACTACACGCTATCGTATCCATGCCTGTCGATACAGCAACGCATAGAGAGATCAAAGACAAAGAGCTGGTCGCCCTGCCCTCGAAAAAAGTTCCGCTCCTGATCCCTGGTGCGATCAAGAGTCCGGACACAATTGTCTTTGCCCTGAAGCTCAGTCTCTGCGCCACGATCTGCTACATCATCTACAACGCAGTCGATTGGCCAGGAATCTCAACCTCAGTGACAACAGTGTTGATCACCGGATTGAGCAGCAGCGGTGCCATCAAACAAAAGCTGATCTTCCGACTACTAGGCTCAGCCATCGGCGGTCTTATCTTTGGCTTGGGAGCTACTGTCTTCCTCTTCCCCTATATGGATTCGATTACGTCGCTGGTCGTGCTCATCGGCGCTGTCGCATTCATCGCAGCATGGTGGGCGGCAGGAAGACAGTTCAACTATGTCGGACTCCAGATTGCATTCGCGTTCTACATCGTGGCCTTTGAGGGCTTCAGCGCCCCCACCGAACTGGCCCCGGCCCGAGACAGGCTGATCGGTATTCTGCTCGCACTCGTAGTCATGGCGTTTGTCTTCGATCTGCTCTGGCCCGTACGAACAGTTACCGCGATGCGCAAAGCCCTGGCCAGCATGCTCCGCCGCGAATCCAGCTTTCTTCGTCTGTTCGAAACGGAGACCGAACACAGCGAGTTTGTTTTTCAGGCCGACATCTTACGCGATCAGATAGGCAAGTCGGTTGCCGGCATCCGTTCGATGGGAGAGGTCGTCGAATATGAGTTCGGTGTCGATCGTAAGGAGCACGAGCGGACGAGTCACATGATCATCGGAACGGCATTAACTTCCACCGCCCTATTCTGGAACCAGTTCGCCTTTCTATACGGTGAACAGGACATTGACTTTCTGACCCAGCCTGCTCTGGCTGAGATGCGCCGTAAACTGGCTGACCGAATCGATGCCATGGCTGCATCTGTGGTTGAAAAAACTCCCCTTCCCGCAACCAGTACGCCGATTGTCGATGATTCCCTGCTTAACGACAGTCGCTACGGTGAATATGTGCGAAACTCTGTAGCGCGATACGAAGAACTTCAGGTGGCTGTATCCAATCTGAGCCTTCAGGTTTGA
- a CDS encoding GH39 family glycosyl hydrolase: MRSRGLTIAALIFLFLASAGAQTPSKSPTTTGSQSDTIRIDTKALVTPFPHFWEQMFGSGRAVLAMRDSYRDDLRTVKHATDFQAIRFHAIFHDEVGFFDLDSNGHPVYNFSYINQIYDGLLANGVRPFVELSFMPLKLASDPAALHAFWYRPNISPPKDYVLWDGMITAFVEHLVERYGIDEVSKWYFEVWNEPNLDFWGGKPAQSTYFELYNHTALAIKRVNNRLRVGGPSTAQAAWVEAFLEHCRQAGVPVDFVSTHVYGNDTAKDVFQTDEVIPRDQMVYRAVRKVHDQIAASSLPDLPLIFSEYNASYANEPNVTDTVYMGPWLANTIRQCDGLTEAMSYWAFSDVFEEQGVVKTPFYGGFGLMAVNNIPKPALNAFAMLHQLGDRRFPVDSDSALATRRSDGSIVIALWNYAPPFGTGAKYTPPPPDPGPSRTFTLKINGVAANARAQLWRLDADHGNVVKTYDAMGRPAFPTHDQIVALRTAAKPSPPEGVFLKNGTLSVRIPPQGLVLVKINSARVAR; the protein is encoded by the coding sequence ATGCGATCTCGCGGCCTGACAATAGCAGCTCTGATATTCCTCTTCTTGGCGTCCGCAGGCGCGCAAACACCCAGCAAATCCCCGACCACCACGGGCTCCCAGAGCGACACGATTCGCATTGACACCAAAGCACTCGTAACTCCCTTTCCGCACTTTTGGGAGCAGATGTTTGGCTCAGGACGCGCTGTGCTTGCGATGCGTGACAGCTATCGCGATGATCTCAGAACCGTGAAACACGCAACAGACTTTCAAGCGATTCGCTTTCACGCCATCTTCCACGACGAGGTAGGATTCTTTGATCTTGATTCCAATGGGCATCCCGTCTACAACTTTTCCTACATCAATCAGATCTACGATGGCCTGCTGGCAAACGGAGTGCGGCCCTTTGTGGAACTGAGCTTCATGCCCCTTAAATTAGCCTCGGATCCAGCCGCCCTTCACGCCTTCTGGTATCGGCCAAACATCTCTCCCCCGAAAGACTACGTGTTATGGGATGGCATGATCACAGCCTTCGTAGAGCACCTCGTAGAGCGCTATGGAATCGACGAAGTCTCGAAGTGGTATTTCGAGGTATGGAACGAGCCGAACCTGGATTTCTGGGGTGGTAAACCCGCGCAATCGACCTATTTCGAGCTATACAATCACACCGCTCTCGCCATCAAGAGGGTAAACAATCGACTTCGAGTCGGCGGTCCGTCCACCGCACAGGCAGCTTGGGTAGAAGCATTTCTCGAACACTGCAGACAAGCGGGTGTCCCCGTAGATTTCGTCAGCACCCACGTCTACGGGAACGACACCGCCAAAGACGTTTTCCAAACCGACGAGGTAATTCCGCGCGATCAGATGGTCTATCGCGCTGTTCGTAAAGTTCACGATCAAATCGCAGCATCTTCTCTGCCAGACCTCCCTCTCATCTTCAGCGAATACAACGCCAGCTACGCCAATGAGCCGAATGTCACCGACACCGTGTACATGGGACCGTGGTTGGCAAATACAATTCGCCAGTGCGACGGCCTTACCGAAGCGATGAGCTATTGGGCGTTCTCTGATGTATTCGAAGAACAAGGCGTTGTAAAAACTCCGTTCTACGGGGGTTTCGGTTTAATGGCGGTGAACAACATTCCGAAGCCCGCGCTAAACGCCTTCGCTATGCTGCATCAACTCGGCGACCGCCGCTTCCCCGTCGACTCAGATTCAGCACTCGCGACCAGACGGTCTGACGGCTCCATTGTGATCGCGCTATGGAACTATGCCCCGCCCTTCGGCACAGGCGCGAAGTATACTCCCCCGCCACCCGACCCTGGGCCCAGCCGCACCTTTACGCTGAAGATCAACGGCGTGGCAGCCAACGCTCGAGCGCAACTTTGGCGGCTTGACGCCGACCATGGCAACGTCGTGAAGACCTACGATGCAATGGGACGCCCTGCATTTCCCACTCACGACCAGATTGTAGCCCTTCGGACAGCCGCCAAACCCTCGCCCCCAGAGGGGGTTTTTCTGAAGAACGGAACTCTGTCGGTCCGCATTCCTCCCCAGGGACTTGTTCTCGTCAAAATCAACAGTGCGAGGGTAGCACGATAA
- a CDS encoding glucoamylase family protein — protein MKFACPGHITRRDATKLLSAALLSRSVPLSFAHAQTSSQQSNPAESWPTEADIDFLDEMQRAACLYFTEQVDAASGQVLDRALNQNPTGVRDSRFVSSIAATGFGLAALCIAEKRRYITTAQSRRQVLATLRFHFNKLHHEYGFFYHFNNVETGEPAINSEISPMDTAIFLCGVLTCRAHFRDPEIARLATQLYERVEWPWMLNTGMTFSKGWRPDIGFIYSRWDHYSELMMMYLLAIGSPRHPIGADHWSSFTRPRMEFREYQYISGHDPLFVHQYSHAWFDFAHKRDAYTNYFTNSVIATRAHKAFCLSLNRGYTEDFWGISASDWEHGYTAWGGPPLMGPVDGSVTPSATSGSLPFLPRECLRVQRSMKETYGENAWGRYGFCDSFHPALSWFDPDVLGIDLGIGLLMAENLRTGFVWNTFMQNPEAVVAMKMCGFRDEPNQ, from the coding sequence ATGAAGTTCGCCTGCCCTGGACACATAACGCGACGCGACGCGACGAAGCTGTTGAGCGCAGCTCTACTCTCAAGGTCCGTCCCGCTGTCCTTTGCCCACGCCCAGACCTCCAGCCAGCAAAGTAACCCCGCAGAAAGCTGGCCGACCGAAGCTGATATTGACTTCCTTGATGAGATGCAGCGCGCAGCATGTCTCTACTTCACCGAGCAAGTCGACGCCGCAAGCGGACAAGTGCTCGATCGTGCCCTCAATCAAAACCCAACGGGCGTCCGCGACAGTCGCTTCGTATCAAGCATCGCGGCAACCGGATTCGGCTTGGCCGCGCTATGCATTGCTGAAAAGCGCCGATACATCACGACCGCCCAGAGCCGCAGACAGGTACTGGCGACGCTCAGGTTTCACTTTAACAAACTCCACCATGAGTACGGCTTCTTCTACCACTTCAATAACGTTGAGACCGGCGAGCCCGCGATTAACAGCGAGATCTCGCCAATGGATACCGCCATCTTCTTGTGCGGGGTCCTGACCTGCCGCGCACACTTTAGAGACCCGGAGATCGCTCGCCTCGCCACACAGTTGTACGAACGCGTAGAGTGGCCGTGGATGCTGAACACTGGCATGACATTCTCCAAAGGCTGGCGTCCCGACATCGGCTTCATCTATTCGCGGTGGGATCACTACTCCGAGCTCATGATGATGTATCTGCTCGCGATCGGCTCACCCCGCCATCCCATCGGCGCCGATCATTGGAGCAGCTTCACTCGGCCTCGCATGGAGTTTAGAGAATATCAATACATCAGCGGCCACGATCCATTATTCGTACACCAGTACTCGCATGCATGGTTTGACTTCGCACACAAACGCGATGCGTACACCAACTACTTCACGAACTCCGTGATCGCCACACGCGCCCACAAAGCTTTTTGTCTCAGCCTCAACCGCGGCTACACCGAGGACTTCTGGGGCATCTCCGCATCCGACTGGGAACATGGTTACACAGCTTGGGGAGGCCCTCCGCTCATGGGCCCGGTCGATGGGTCTGTAACACCATCGGCCACATCAGGATCACTTCCCTTTCTTCCCAGAGAGTGCCTCCGCGTTCAACGATCCATGAAGGAAACCTACGGGGAAAACGCATGGGGACGATACGGCTTCTGCGATTCATTCCATCCAGCTTTGTCCTGGTTCGACCCCGATGTGCTTGGCATCGACCTGGGAATCGGTCTGCTGATGGCTGAAAATCTCCGCACCGGCTTTGTCTGGAACACGTTCATGCAAAATCCAGAAGCGGTTGTAGCAATGAAGATGTGCGGCTTCCGCGATGAACCCAATCAATAG